The Salvelinus sp. IW2-2015 linkage group LG6.2, ASM291031v2, whole genome shotgun sequence genome window below encodes:
- the LOC111965465 gene encoding protocadherin alpha-4-like: MVDGQRRVAPLRAMLLFVFSLCFCRGAYCQVRYSIAEESKEGTYVGDIAKDLGFSVDKLTERRFRIVSGSKEGFLQINQDNGVLYVNRNIDREELCEKNSVCLLNLKTIAENPMEIHYVEVEITDINDHSPNFPEKVKLLEIAENLVSQGTRFPLDAARDPDVGVNSLRKYTLSPNDHFELDVKTRGEDKIPFLILKKPLDREQKSEMMLVLTAFDGGKPVRSGTVNITITVIDVNDNAPVFERQVYTLTLDENPPLGTSVLRLHATDLDDGANGQVIYTFDNSLKNKAFDLFEIDAVTGEITIRGLVDFEEQSVYEIDVQASDKGHVTLTGHCSVVINVKDXNDNAPEMDVTSLSGQIPEDARPGTAVALISVSDMDSGENGLVICTISDNIPFELKPSFQKNMYSLITKSGLDRESEPMYTVTITATDKGEPSLSSHKTITVHISDVNDNSPVFXQSPYTFYVPENNAPGESLFSLSTSDRDQDXNARASYHIWKGDGDTPIVSYXNMNSDGNIYALKRFDFETTKTFQFQVVATDSGTPSLSSNVTVNVFILDQNDNAPVILYPVSGNGSAEGVEEIPRNVNAGHLVTKVRAYDADIGYNGWLLFSLQEVTDHSLFALDR, encoded by the coding sequence ATGGTAGACGGACAGAGAAGAGTGGCGCCTCTCCGGGCGATGCTGTTGTTTGTATTTTCGTTGTGCTTTTGCCGTGGAGCTTATTGTCAAGTACGCTATTCTATCGCGGAGGAGTCGAAAGAAGGTACTTATGTGGGAGACATAGCAAAGGATTTGGGGTTCAGTGTGGATAAACTGACRGAACGAAGGTTTCGGATTGTATCGGGCTCTAAGGAAGGTTTTTTGCAGATAAACCAAGACAATGGCGTGTTGTATGTGAACAGAAACATTGACAGGGAGGAGCTGTGTGAGAAAAACAGTGTGTGTTTACTCAATCTAAAAACCATAGCAGAAAATCCAATGGAAATACATTATGTTGAGGTAGAAATTACAGACATAAATGATCATTCTCCTAATTTCCCGGAAAAGGTAAAGCTCTTGGAAATAGCAGAGAATCTTGTATCGCAGGGAACGCGCTTTCCTCTGGACGCTGCGCGTGACCCTGATGTTGGAGTGAATAGTCTCCGTAAGTACACTCTCAGTCCTAACGATCACTTCGAGTTAGATGTTAAAACTCGCGGAGAGGATAAAATCCCTTTTTTGATATTGAAAAAGCCGCTAGACCGAGAGCAGAAGTCTGAAATGATGTtagttttgactgcgtttgacgGAGGTAAGCCAGTGAGATCTGGCACAGTCAATATTACAATAACTGTTATTGACGTTAATGACAACGCACCAGTCTTTGAACGACAGGTGTATACATTAACTTTAGATGAAAATCCTCCCTTAGGTACCTCTGTTCTGAGGCTGCACGCCACGGATCTAGATGATGGCGCAAACGGACAGGTTATATACACATTTGATAACAGTCTCAAGAACAAAGCGTTCGATTTATTCGAGATAGATGCGGTTACAGGGGAAATTACAATCAGGGGGTTAGTAGACTTTGAAGAGCAGAGTGTTTACGAAATTGACGTGCAGGCATCTGACAAGGGCCATGTTACATTGACTGGTCACTGCAGTGTCGTTATCAACGTGAAAGATRTAAATGACAACGCACCTGAGATGGACGTAACGTCTCTGTCAGGTCAAATCCCCGAGGACGCACGACCCGGTACAGCTGTAGCTCTAATCAGTGTGTCTGACATGGACTCTGGTGAAAACGGCTTGGTTATATGTACAATCTCGGACAACATCCCTTTCGAATTAAAACCGTCTTTTCAGAAAAATATGTATTCTTTGATTACTAAAAGTGGATTGGACAGAGAGTCGGAGCCTATGTACACAGTGACTATAACTGCTACGGATAAAGGAGAGCCATCATTGTCTTCCCACAAAACTATCACGGTCCATATCTCAGACGTCAACGACAACAGTCCTGTCTTTYCCCAGAGTCCATATACTTTCTATGTACCAGAAAACAATGCTCCAGGCGAGTCGTTGTTTTCATTGAGTACATCAGATAGAGATCAGGATGMCAACGCTCGTGCGTCTTATCATATTTGGAAAGGCGATGGTGACACTCCTATTGTATCCTACVTAAATATGAATTCTGATGGTAACATTTACGCGCTAAAACGTTTTGACTTTGAAACTACCAAAACGTTCCAATTCCAAGTTGTAGCTACAGACTCTGGAACTCCGTCACTAAGCAGTAACGTCACAGTGAACGTGTTCATTCTGGATCAGAACGACAACGCTCCAGTGATCTTGTATCCAGTCAGCGGTAACGGTTCCGCTGAAGGTGTGGAGGAGATTCCCCGCAATGTGAACGCAGGCCATTTGGTGACTAAAGTAAGAGCCTATGACGCTGATATCGGATATAACGGCTGGTTATTATTTTCACTGCAGGAAGTTACTGACCACAGTCTCTTTGCTTTGGACCGC